The following coding sequences lie in one Mycobacterium sp. DL440 genomic window:
- a CDS encoding (deoxy)nucleoside triphosphate pyrophosphohydrolase yields MDEQIVVAGALFSEAGLLVAQRQRPPELAGLWELPGGKVASGESDADALARELREELGVEVSVGARLGADVALKSGMTLRAYRATLTAGSPQPHDHRALRWVTVDELDDLPWVPADRAWLADLAAALRPKRP; encoded by the coding sequence ATGGATGAGCAGATCGTCGTAGCCGGTGCCCTGTTCTCGGAAGCCGGGCTGTTGGTCGCCCAGCGGCAACGGCCCCCGGAGCTTGCCGGGCTGTGGGAGCTGCCCGGCGGCAAGGTCGCCTCCGGCGAGAGTGATGCCGACGCCCTGGCGCGCGAGTTGCGGGAAGAGTTGGGTGTCGAGGTCAGCGTCGGTGCGCGTCTGGGTGCGGACGTGGCACTGAAATCCGGTATGACGCTGCGCGCCTACCGGGCAACACTGACCGCAGGCAGCCCGCAACCGCATGATCACCGGGCGCTGCGCTGGGTCACCGTCGACGAACTCGACGATCTGCCATGGGTGCCCGCCGACCGGGCCTGGCTTGCGGATCTGGCGGCCGCGCTCCGTCCGAAACGCCCTTAG
- a CDS encoding 4a-hydroxytetrahydrobiopterin dehydratase, with product MAVLSNDQVDAALPDLPGWERAAGALRRSTKFPSFLDGIDAVRRVAEFAEEKDHHPDIDIRWRTVTFALVTHSAGGITEKDVQMAKEINRILADQPG from the coding sequence ATGGCCGTGTTATCGAACGATCAGGTCGACGCCGCACTGCCCGATCTGCCGGGCTGGGAACGTGCGGCGGGCGCCCTGCGCAGATCCACCAAATTCCCCTCGTTCCTCGACGGCATCGACGCGGTGCGCCGCGTGGCTGAGTTCGCCGAGGAGAAGGACCATCATCCGGATATTGACATCCGCTGGCGCACAGTCACTTTCGCCTTGGTGACGCATTCCGCCGGCGGGATCACCGAGAAGGACGTCCAGATGGCCAAGGAGATCAACCGGATTCTGGCCGACCAGCCGGGCTAG
- a CDS encoding glycoside hydrolase family 25 protein has protein sequence MPTREAIEYLKARFRERVGNDYAYGGEWSKTVVRQGCDCSALAAHALNGVIYGAGMQWRRIDPATGAWITTESWRPIEVGQRGPFGTITVAHPRDFPADAAVKIALHHGPGGGANSHMWVEVDGVRMESNGTNGCVTGDRARSVYDTSYANDWAYLPGPIVDDGTEVAPDPNAVTYGIDISNHQGVMDLDRVKAEGFDFVWAKVSEGANYRDPFWPKTRDDAKRLGLILAGYHYVRTGDPAAQARLFVDQLGDKSIPAMLDFEAGSGPMYQFWAVKAEIEKLGVRVALSYIPDWYWEQIGKPDLSQVPGLIRSEYVGGTGYASVLYPGNRSPLWGAYGGRTPDILQFTDRAQVAGKSVDANAFRGTPGQLRQLLGTEPPTTGSGEITMSAAEELEAQSRGVFPPSDEGKRGGWPQPWRFVYSRFARPFNSIVKDPARGPWGRVQPDNTWQNGHTDSDEQTVTTAEQIAWRNEFSDGITRDHGDVMIELMEDLIGRRKAAGQSTSPATDALKASE, from the coding sequence ATGCCGACCCGGGAAGCAATCGAGTACCTCAAGGCCCGGTTTCGTGAACGTGTCGGCAATGACTACGCGTACGGCGGCGAATGGTCGAAGACCGTCGTGCGTCAGGGCTGCGACTGCTCAGCACTGGCCGCGCACGCCCTGAACGGCGTGATCTACGGGGCCGGAATGCAATGGCGCCGCATCGATCCAGCCACTGGCGCTTGGATCACCACCGAATCGTGGCGGCCCATCGAGGTCGGCCAGCGCGGCCCGTTCGGCACCATCACCGTCGCCCACCCGCGGGACTTCCCGGCCGACGCCGCGGTAAAGATCGCGCTGCACCACGGGCCGGGCGGCGGAGCGAACTCGCACATGTGGGTCGAGGTCGACGGTGTCCGAATGGAATCCAACGGCACGAACGGTTGCGTCACCGGCGACCGGGCGCGGTCCGTCTACGACACCTCTTATGCGAACGACTGGGCCTACTTGCCCGGGCCGATCGTTGACGATGGGACTGAGGTTGCGCCGGATCCGAACGCGGTCACCTACGGCATCGACATCTCCAACCACCAGGGCGTGATGGACCTCGACCGCGTAAAGGCTGAGGGTTTCGACTTCGTCTGGGCCAAGGTGTCCGAAGGCGCGAACTACCGGGATCCGTTCTGGCCCAAGACCCGCGACGACGCCAAGCGGCTCGGCCTGATCCTGGCCGGCTACCACTACGTCCGGACCGGCGATCCCGCGGCGCAGGCACGGCTGTTCGTCGACCAGCTCGGTGACAAGAGCATTCCGGCCATGCTCGACTTCGAAGCCGGATCCGGCCCGATGTATCAGTTCTGGGCGGTCAAGGCCGAGATCGAGAAGCTCGGTGTGCGGGTCGCGCTGTCGTATATCCCCGACTGGTACTGGGAGCAGATCGGCAAACCTGACCTGTCGCAGGTGCCCGGCTTGATCCGCTCCGAATACGTGGGTGGGACCGGCTACGCCTCGGTGCTCTACCCGGGCAATCGGTCGCCGCTGTGGGGCGCCTACGGCGGCCGCACGCCCGACATTCTGCAGTTCACCGACCGGGCCCAGGTGGCCGGCAAGTCGGTGGACGCCAACGCGTTCCGGGGCACCCCGGGGCAGCTCCGCCAACTACTCGGCACCGAACCACCGACCACCGGATCAGGAGAGATCACCATGTCCGCAGCAGAAGAACTCGAAGCCCAGTCCCGCGGCGTGTTCCCGCCCTCCGATGAGGGCAAGCGGGGAGGCTGGCCGCAGCCGTGGCGATTCGTCTACTCGCGGTTCGCGCGCCCGTTCAACAGCATCGTCAAGGACCCGGCCCGCGGGCCGTGGGGGCGCGTCCAGCCGGACAACACATGGCAGAACGGCCACACCGACAGTGACGAGCAGACCGTCACCACGGCCGAGCAGATCGCCTGGCGCAACGAGTTCTCCGACGGCATCACCCGCGACCACGGAGACGTGATGATCGAGCTGATGGAGGATCTGATCGGCCGCCGCAAGGCAGCCGGTCAGTCCACCAGCCCGGCCACCGACGCGCTCAAGGCGAGCGAGTAG
- a CDS encoding DUF3307 domain-containing protein produces the protein MSIAAAIATAGLAHMVGDYLIQSDWMAQEKTKRWWPAIAHALTYGLPFLFVTQSPLALLVIVGTHAVIDRYRLARHVVWFKNQLAPHAFRPPHTATGHGPDRPDWLSVWLLIIADNVLHMLINVAAVVWL, from the coding sequence GTGAGCATCGCGGCCGCCATCGCCACCGCCGGCCTGGCCCACATGGTCGGCGACTACCTGATCCAGTCCGACTGGATGGCCCAGGAGAAGACCAAGCGGTGGTGGCCTGCGATCGCTCACGCACTCACGTACGGCCTGCCTTTCCTGTTCGTCACGCAGTCGCCGCTGGCGCTGCTGGTGATCGTCGGGACGCACGCCGTGATCGACCGGTACCGGCTGGCCCGGCACGTCGTGTGGTTCAAGAATCAGCTCGCGCCCCACGCGTTCCGGCCGCCGCACACCGCGACCGGGCACGGCCCCGACCGGCCGGACTGGCTGTCGGTGTGGTTGCTGATCATCGCCGACAACGTGCTGCACATGCTGATCAACGTCGCGGCGGTGGTGTGGCTATGA
- a CDS encoding mannosyltransferase, giving the protein MSVNTEPATHLSATARLYRLAPVLLVFSIAARLAWTYLVPNGANFVDLHVYVGGAATLDGPGALYDYVYADQTPDFPLPFTYPPFAAVVFYPLHLLPFGLVAFCWQIGIIAALYGVVRVSQLLLGGTAPRRVAMLWTAVGIWTEPLRSTFDYGQVNVVLVLAVLYAVYSNRWWLSGLLVGLAAGVKLTPAVSGLYFLGARRWATAVFSAVVFFGTVAVSALVIGDQARRYFTELLGDASRIGPIGTSFNQSWRGGISRILGHDAGYGPAVLLGIAVTAVLALLAWRAIGGSTDRLGAIVIVSLFGLLLSPISWTHHWVWLIPLMIWLLHGPLADRVGAQILGWGWLALTLVGVPWLLSFAQPTIWEIGRPWYLAWAGLVYIVATLATLAWIATTSATSASARTSAASPAGRPESG; this is encoded by the coding sequence GTGTCCGTTAACACCGAACCGGCCACCCACCTCTCAGCAACCGCGCGGCTCTACCGTCTGGCGCCTGTGTTGCTGGTCTTCAGCATCGCGGCACGCCTGGCGTGGACCTATCTCGTTCCCAACGGCGCCAACTTCGTCGACCTACACGTCTACGTCGGCGGCGCCGCCACCCTGGACGGTCCCGGCGCGCTCTATGACTACGTCTACGCGGACCAGACACCGGATTTCCCACTGCCTTTCACCTATCCGCCGTTCGCCGCGGTGGTGTTCTACCCGCTGCATCTGCTGCCCTTCGGACTGGTCGCGTTCTGCTGGCAGATCGGCATCATCGCCGCGCTGTACGGCGTGGTGCGGGTCAGTCAGCTGTTGCTCGGCGGCACGGCGCCCCGGCGTGTCGCGATGTTGTGGACGGCCGTCGGCATCTGGACCGAGCCGCTGCGCAGCACGTTCGACTACGGACAGGTCAATGTCGTTCTGGTGCTGGCAGTGCTTTACGCCGTCTACAGCAATCGCTGGTGGCTGTCGGGGTTGCTGGTCGGGTTGGCGGCCGGGGTGAAACTCACGCCCGCGGTGTCGGGGCTCTACTTCCTGGGCGCGCGCCGCTGGGCCACCGCGGTGTTCTCGGCCGTGGTGTTCTTCGGCACGGTGGCGGTGTCGGCGTTGGTGATCGGGGATCAGGCGCGCCGGTACTTCACCGAACTGCTCGGTGACGCGAGTCGGATCGGTCCCATCGGAACGTCGTTCAACCAATCCTGGCGCGGCGGGATCTCGCGGATCCTCGGCCATGACGCGGGATACGGTCCGGCCGTGCTGCTCGGCATCGCCGTCACCGCGGTCCTTGCGCTGCTCGCCTGGCGGGCCATCGGCGGCAGCACCGACCGGCTGGGCGCGATCGTGATCGTCAGCCTGTTCGGGTTGCTGCTTTCACCGATTTCATGGACGCACCACTGGGTCTGGCTGATTCCGCTGATGATCTGGTTGCTGCACGGGCCATTGGCCGATCGGGTGGGGGCGCAGATCCTGGGCTGGGGATGGTTGGCGCTGACGCTGGTCGGCGTGCCGTGGCTGCTCAGCTTCGCGCAGCCGACGATCTGGGAGATCGGCCGGCCCTGGTACCTGGCCTGGGCCGGGCTGGTCTACATCGTCGCGACACTGGCGACGCTGGCCTGGATCGCGACGACGAGCGCGACAAGTGCAAGTGCGAGGACGAGCGCAGCTAGCCCGGCTGGTCGGCCAGAATCCGGTTGA
- a CDS encoding NarK/NasA family nitrate transporter, with the protein MNLLLATWVSAINFWAWNMIGPLSTTYAGDMRLSATQASMLVATPILVGSLGRIAVGALTDRYGGRTMFLAVTLASIVPVLAVGAAGEARSYPMLLVCGFFLGIAGTIFAVGIPFANNWYDASRRGFATGVFGMGMVGTALSAFFTPRFVRWFGLFPTHLIIAAALALTAVLCMVAMRNSPAFQPNTDPVLPKLKSALKLPVTWEMSFLYAVVFGGFVAFSNYLPTYIKNVYEFSAVEAGSRTAGFALAAVLARPIGGALSDRIPPKFVVLTSFAGTAVLAFIAMFQPPPDVWSASTFIALAIFLGIGTGGVFAWVARRAPAKEVGSVTGIVAAAGGLGGYFPPLVMGATYDAVDHDYSVGLVLLVATALVAFGYTALRLHAHEPESAKEAH; encoded by the coding sequence ATGAATCTGTTGCTGGCCACCTGGGTCTCGGCCATCAATTTCTGGGCCTGGAACATGATCGGCCCGCTGTCCACCACCTACGCCGGCGACATGAGACTCAGCGCCACGCAAGCCTCGATGCTCGTCGCCACGCCGATATTGGTCGGATCGCTCGGCCGCATCGCGGTCGGGGCGCTGACCGATCGGTACGGCGGTCGCACCATGTTCCTCGCGGTGACGCTGGCCTCGATCGTGCCGGTATTGGCGGTCGGGGCGGCCGGCGAGGCCAGGTCTTACCCCATGTTGTTGGTGTGCGGATTCTTCCTGGGCATTGCCGGCACCATCTTCGCCGTCGGAATCCCGTTCGCCAACAACTGGTACGACGCATCGCGGCGCGGCTTCGCGACCGGTGTGTTCGGCATGGGAATGGTCGGTACGGCGCTGTCGGCGTTCTTCACGCCGAGATTTGTGCGGTGGTTCGGACTGTTTCCCACCCACCTCATCATCGCGGCGGCCCTGGCGCTGACCGCGGTGTTGTGCATGGTGGCGATGCGCAATTCGCCGGCATTCCAGCCGAATACCGACCCGGTGCTGCCGAAACTCAAGTCCGCGCTCAAACTTCCGGTGACATGGGAGATGTCGTTCCTGTACGCGGTGGTCTTCGGCGGATTCGTGGCATTCAGCAACTACCTGCCGACCTACATCAAGAACGTCTACGAATTCTCCGCCGTCGAAGCCGGCAGTCGCACCGCGGGATTTGCGTTGGCCGCAGTGCTGGCCCGGCCGATCGGCGGTGCGCTCTCGGACCGGATACCCCCCAAGTTCGTGGTGCTCACCTCCTTCGCCGGAACCGCAGTACTCGCCTTCATCGCGATGTTCCAGCCGCCCCCGGATGTGTGGTCGGCGTCGACCTTCATCGCCTTGGCGATCTTCCTGGGCATCGGCACCGGTGGCGTGTTCGCCTGGGTGGCCAGGCGGGCACCCGCCAAGGAAGTGGGCTCGGTCACCGGGATCGTCGCTGCCGCAGGCGGTTTGGGTGGTTACTTCCCGCCGTTGGTGATGGGCGCGACGTACGACGCTGTGGATCACGACTACTCGGTCGGGCTTGTGCTGTTGGTGGCGACGGCATTGGTGGCGTTCGGCTACACCGCACTGCGACTACATGCCCACGAGCCCGAGTCGGCCAAGGAGGCCCATTGA
- a CDS encoding nitrate reductase subunit alpha: MSKPHVGGSIEELLERSGRFFTPGEFSGDLRTVTRKGGREGDVFYRDRWSHDKVVRSTHGVNCTGSCSWKIYVKDGIITWETQETDYPSVGPDRPEYEPRGCPRGAAFSWYTYSPTRVRYPYARGVLVDMYREAKDRLKDPVLAWADIQGDPVRRKRYHQARGKGGLVRVTWSEATEMIAAAHVHTIKTYGPDRVAGFSPIPAMSMVSFAAGSRFVELIGGVMTSFYDWYADLPVASPQVFGDQTDVPESGDWWDASYLMMWGSNVPVTRTPDAHWMAEVRYRGTKVVTVSPDYADNTKFADEWMPCAAGTDGALAMAMGHVILDECFVQNRVPFFVDYVRQFTDLPFLVKLEERDGVLVPGKNLTAADLGGVIAEQENAAFKPVLLDGVSNSVAVPQGSLGFRYGKDGVGKWNLDLENLTPALTVLGDIFETAEITLPRFDTVDGAGATLQRGVPVRRVGEHLVCTVFDLMLAQYGVHRPGLPGDWPTGYDDATRPYTPAWQEQITGVSAGQAIRVAREFARNAEESGGRSMIIMGAGICQWFHGDATYRAVLALLLLTGSMGRNGGGWAHYVGQEKCRPVTGWAAMAMGTDWSRPPRQMAGTSYWYAHTDQWRYDGYRADALSSPVGRGRFRDKHTMDVLTSAVAMGWTPFFPQFDRSSLDVVDEAKAAGQEVPDYVAEQLASGGLKLAVTDPDNPVNWPRVLNVWRANLLGSSSKGNEYFLRHLLGTTSNVQAEPTGEDLRPNDVAWTEDIPEGKLDLLMSIDFRMTSTTLLSDVVLPAATWYEKADLSSTDMHPYVHAFSPAVDPPWETRSDFEAFGAIARAFSALAARHLGTRTDVVMGTLQHDTPGAMAYPGGTEHDWRTTGETPVPGKTMGPLAVVERDYTAIAEKWSALGPLVESLGLTTKGVTTHPEQEVSELAAKFGVMDSGAAQGRPAITTAERMSDVILALSGTSNGRLAVEGFKELEKRTGRRLVHLAEGSEERRITYADTQARPVPVITSPEWSGSETGGRRYAPFTVNIEELKPFHTLTGRMHFYVDHDWLEELGEQLPIYRPPLDMARLFGESQVGQRDGIGLTVRYLTPHSKWSIHSEYQDNLFMLSLSRGGPTMWMSPLDAAKIEVKDNDWIEAVNRNGVLVCRAVVSHRMPEGVVYVYHAQERTIDVPLSETTGTRGGIHNSLTRLLVKPSHLAGGYAQHSFAWNYLGPTGNQRDEVTVVRRRSQEVKYQ; encoded by the coding sequence ATGAGCAAGCCCCACGTCGGCGGATCAATCGAGGAACTGCTCGAGCGCAGTGGCCGCTTCTTCACCCCCGGCGAGTTCTCCGGCGACCTGCGTACAGTCACCCGCAAGGGCGGCCGTGAGGGCGACGTGTTCTACCGCGACCGGTGGAGCCACGACAAGGTGGTGCGCTCCACGCACGGGGTGAACTGCACCGGATCGTGTTCCTGGAAGATATATGTCAAGGACGGGATCATCACCTGGGAAACCCAGGAGACCGACTACCCATCGGTCGGGCCCGACCGGCCCGAGTACGAGCCTCGTGGTTGCCCGCGCGGCGCGGCGTTCTCCTGGTACACCTATTCGCCGACGCGGGTGCGGTACCCGTACGCGCGTGGCGTGCTGGTCGACATGTACCGGGAAGCCAAGGACCGTCTGAAGGATCCCGTGTTGGCCTGGGCCGACATCCAGGGTGATCCCGTGCGCCGCAAGCGATATCACCAGGCCCGCGGCAAGGGTGGTCTGGTCCGGGTGACCTGGTCCGAGGCCACCGAGATGATCGCTGCCGCCCACGTGCACACGATCAAGACTTACGGGCCGGACCGGGTGGCCGGGTTCTCGCCGATCCCGGCGATGTCGATGGTGTCGTTCGCGGCCGGGTCCCGGTTCGTGGAGCTCATCGGTGGGGTGATGACGTCGTTCTACGACTGGTATGCCGATCTGCCGGTGGCCTCCCCACAGGTGTTCGGCGATCAGACCGATGTGCCGGAGTCGGGGGACTGGTGGGACGCGTCGTATCTGATGATGTGGGGATCCAATGTCCCTGTGACGCGCACACCCGATGCGCACTGGATGGCCGAGGTCCGTTACCGGGGCACGAAAGTGGTCACGGTCAGCCCGGATTACGCCGACAACACCAAGTTCGCCGATGAGTGGATGCCGTGCGCGGCGGGCACCGACGGTGCGCTGGCGATGGCGATGGGCCACGTCATCCTCGACGAATGCTTTGTGCAGAACCGTGTTCCGTTCTTCGTCGACTACGTGCGTCAGTTCACGGATCTACCGTTCCTGGTCAAGCTCGAAGAGCGCGATGGTGTGCTGGTGCCCGGGAAGAACCTCACCGCAGCGGATCTCGGCGGGGTAATAGCAGAGCAGGAGAATGCGGCGTTCAAGCCGGTGCTGCTCGATGGTGTCAGCAACAGCGTCGCGGTGCCACAGGGCTCGCTCGGATTCCGCTACGGCAAAGATGGCGTCGGCAAGTGGAACCTCGACCTCGAAAACCTGACCCCGGCCCTGACCGTTCTGGGGGACATCTTCGAGACCGCCGAGATCACGCTGCCGCGTTTCGACACGGTGGACGGAGCCGGCGCGACCCTGCAGCGGGGCGTGCCGGTGCGGCGGGTCGGCGAGCACCTGGTGTGCACCGTGTTCGACCTGATGCTGGCCCAGTACGGCGTGCACCGTCCCGGCCTGCCCGGCGACTGGCCCACCGGTTACGACGACGCCACCCGGCCCTACACTCCGGCGTGGCAGGAGCAGATCACCGGAGTGTCTGCGGGCCAGGCCATCCGGGTGGCACGCGAATTCGCCCGCAATGCCGAGGAATCCGGCGGCCGGTCGATGATCATCATGGGTGCCGGTATCTGCCAGTGGTTCCACGGCGACGCCACCTACCGGGCGGTGCTCGCGCTGCTGCTGCTGACCGGTTCGATGGGCCGCAACGGCGGCGGCTGGGCGCACTACGTGGGGCAGGAGAAGTGCCGCCCGGTGACCGGATGGGCCGCGATGGCGATGGGCACCGACTGGTCGCGTCCGCCGCGGCAGATGGCGGGCACGTCATACTGGTATGCCCACACCGACCAGTGGCGGTACGACGGTTACCGGGCCGACGCCCTGTCCAGCCCGGTCGGGCGGGGTCGGTTCCGCGACAAGCACACGATGGACGTGCTGACCTCGGCAGTGGCGATGGGGTGGACGCCGTTCTTCCCGCAGTTCGACCGGTCCAGCCTGGATGTGGTGGACGAGGCCAAGGCCGCGGGGCAGGAAGTGCCCGATTACGTGGCCGAGCAATTGGCAAGTGGCGGGCTGAAACTCGCGGTCACCGATCCGGACAATCCGGTCAACTGGCCGCGCGTTCTGAATGTGTGGCGGGCCAACCTGCTGGGCTCCTCCAGCAAGGGCAACGAGTACTTCCTGCGGCACCTGCTTGGCACGACCTCGAACGTGCAGGCCGAGCCCACCGGGGAGGACTTGCGGCCCAACGATGTCGCCTGGACCGAGGACATCCCGGAGGGAAAGCTCGACCTGCTGATGTCCATCGACTTCCGCATGACGTCGACGACACTGCTCTCGGATGTGGTGCTTCCCGCGGCGACCTGGTACGAGAAGGCCGATCTGTCCAGCACGGACATGCATCCGTACGTGCACGCGTTCAGTCCGGCTGTAGACCCCCCTTGGGAAACCCGTTCCGACTTCGAGGCTTTCGGCGCGATCGCGCGGGCCTTCAGTGCTCTCGCCGCCCGGCACCTGGGCACCCGCACCGATGTGGTGATGGGAACGCTGCAGCACGACACCCCTGGTGCGATGGCCTATCCCGGTGGCACCGAGCATGATTGGCGGACCACCGGCGAGACCCCGGTGCCAGGTAAGACCATGGGCCCGCTGGCGGTCGTGGAGCGTGACTACACGGCGATCGCGGAAAAGTGGTCCGCGCTCGGCCCGCTGGTCGAGAGTCTGGGCCTGACCACCAAGGGCGTCACCACCCATCCCGAGCAGGAGGTGTCCGAGCTCGCCGCCAAGTTCGGTGTGATGGATTCCGGTGCGGCACAGGGCCGGCCCGCGATCACCACGGCGGAACGGATGTCCGACGTCATCCTCGCACTGTCGGGCACCTCGAACGGCCGTCTGGCCGTGGAGGGCTTCAAGGAGTTGGAGAAGCGCACCGGGCGCAGGTTGGTGCACCTGGCCGAGGGCAGTGAGGAACGCCGGATCACCTACGCCGACACCCAGGCCAGACCGGTGCCGGTGATCACCAGCCCGGAGTGGTCGGGCAGCGAGACCGGCGGGCGCCGCTATGCGCCGTTCACGGTGAACATCGAGGAGCTCAAGCCGTTCCACACGCTCACCGGGCGAATGCATTTCTACGTCGATCATGACTGGCTGGAAGAACTCGGGGAGCAGCTGCCGATCTACCGGCCTCCGCTGGACATGGCGCGGTTGTTCGGCGAATCCCAGGTGGGGCAGCGTGACGGCATCGGCCTGACGGTGCGCTACCTGACCCCGCATTCCAAGTGGTCGATCCACTCGGAGTACCAGGACAACCTGTTCATGCTCTCGCTGTCACGCGGAGGCCCCACCATGTGGATGAGTCCGTTGGATGCGGCGAAGATCGAAGTGAAAGACAACGATTGGATCGAGGCGGTGAACCGCAACGGGGTGCTGGTGTGCCGCGCCGTCGTCAGTCACCGCATGCCCGAAGGGGTGGTGTACGTCTACCACGCTCAGGAGCGGACCATCGACGTCCCTCTGAGTGAAACGACCGGAACCCGCGGCGGCATTCACAATTCGCTGACCCGGCTGTTGGTCAAGCCCAGTCATCTGGCCGGCGGGTATGCGCAACACTCGTTTGCCTGGAATTATCTCGGCCCCACCGGAAATCAGCGTGATGAAGTGACGGTGGTTCGCCGCCGCTCGCAGGAGGTGAAGTACCAGTGA